GGCGGCTGGGGGCCAGTCCCGCGACGGATGACGAATCGGACGCTGTGTGTATCGCGGAGTATGGCGCGACCACGGGCATGCAGACCATGCTCCCCACAGGACACGCACCACGCCGCGCACAGGCCCCACCACGCGCATGACGCGATGACCCCCGCCTCATCATCCCCCGGAGGACCCGGCGCGTTCTGAACGCCTCACAGCATGAGCAAAAAAACTTGCCGGGTATACTACCCGGATAATGGCAAAAATGCTTGCATTTTGGCGCAATGTGCGCTATACTCCATGTCGTTGTAGAGTGTTGATAGCATTAGGTTTGCGCGTGTCTGACGCATGGCCGGGAGAGGCCCCGGACCCCTTCGGGACGAAGAGGCCGGAGGTTCGAATCCTCTCACCCCGACCATTTTTTTTGAGGAGGAAGTAATGGGGTTCTATGGACGATCCCCTCTCTCATCCTCAACGGCGAACACGGATTTATTGGATTTTTCAAAACATTTGAACTCGCAACGGTTTGATTGTACCTAAAAATTCTCATCCGCCATTTTTGGGGTTTAACGGGGCAGTTCGATGCCAAAACAAAGTCTTATTCTATCCCCGTTTACACTTGATTTCTACGATTCTGTTCTTTCATTGTGGCGCGCCTGCGGGGGGATTGGGCTCAGTGACGCCGATACGAGGGAGAATATCAGCCTGTTCCTGGGACGAAATCCTGCCATGAGTCACATGGCACTGGACGGCCAAAAAGTGGTGGGAGCCGTTCTCGCCGGACATGACGGCAGGCGCGGTTATCTACACCACCTTGCAGTTCATCCAGACTACCGTCACCGGGGTGTTGGGCGACTTCTCCTCGACAAAGCAATCGAGTCTCTGCGCACGCAGGGCATCAATAAATGTCACGGCTTCGTCTTCCAAAA
This region of Candidatus Hydrogenedentota bacterium genomic DNA includes:
- a CDS encoding GNAT family N-acetyltransferase gives rise to the protein MPKQSLILSPFTLDFYDSVLSLWRACGGIGLSDADTRENISLFLGRNPAMSHMALDGQKVVGAVLAGHDGRRGYLHHLAVHPDYRHRGVGRLLLDKAIESLRTQGINKCHGFVFQNNQTGMDFWKAVGWNVRHDIKLISRDISKHKHFCHDKVE